From Phycisphaerae bacterium:
TCGTAGGCGCCTTCGCCAAAAACCGGACCTCCGTAGGTCTCCCGAGCGTAGTTCCATAGCTCATTGGTGAACAGCCGCGTCCCCTTCATCTGGGCCGAATGGGGCGCGTCCGGGCGAAAGTCCGGACGGAACCACGGGGCCTGAGCGCTGTGGACGTCAAGGAAGCACGCGTTCGAGCCGATCTCCCGCCGGATCGTGGGCATCACCTTTCCCGCGTGGAGCTTCATTTTCGAAGGGCTGCAATGTTTGGAGTTGGTCCAGGCGGGCTGAAACTCGCCGTTCTCTAAACGCATCAGGTCGGCTTCGTCGTAGCTCGGGGCGTCGGGATAGACGTCACAGTAGTTCTCGTGAAGGGCGACCCGCATCCCGTAGCCAACGGCGCGGCGCACCGCAGCGCGGAGTGTCTCCAGCCCGCCCCGCTTGGGGTCGGGCGGAAAGATGTCGGGCAGTTTGCAGTCGTAGCCGTAACGCTGCCAGCGGTGGATGATCGCAGCGGTGCGGTCCATGCCGTAGCCGTGGTAGAGATCGAGCGTCTCGCCGATCCGGTCAAAGTTGCCGTACCAGAACTCGACGACCATGCGGTCGGCGATCTCCGCGCGATACGGCGAAACGGAATTCGGGATCGACGGCAGCACCCCGTGAATCTCGTCGCTGAGCGTGATCGCGATCAACTCGCCCAGCGGCGGGGTCTGCCCGGCCAGATTGGGCCGGTAGGAAATATTCGGCACCGGCACCGCACTGTTGGTCTGCGTCCAGTCGACCAGGTACGAGAAGAACAGCTTGTCGTCGTCCAGATACCGGATCGTCCCGTCGTAGCCGCGAAGGTACGGGATATCCAGCCCGCGAGAACCCGCCGGCTCGGGCATCGGAATGGCCAGCGGGCAACCCTTTTCAGCCGAAAGGCGGACGCGCAACGTCCCGCCCGAAAGATCGATCCGAACCATCATCTCGTCGGAGCTATTCGGAAAGCGATAACGCCCGTGCCATGAACTGTCTTCTCTGTTGATTTTGGCATGCGTGAGAGTCTCGACCGGACCGACGCCGGTGACGTTCACAACAAAGCCCTCGGCCAGAGCAATCCATCGGCCGTCCTTGAATCGTCCCTGAATCGAAGACAATCCCTTGGCCGGTTCGAGACGGTAGGCGACCTCGCCTGCGTCGAAAACAACCATGTCACCCTCGGTCCGCGCGTTCGAACTCGACCCATGCTGCGGGCAGACGTCGGATGCGTAGCCTGCGGCCAGGAAAAGACAGGAAATGAATGAAAGACTCATCGTCATGACCATGGACTCCGACGAGGGGGTCGGCGGTTACCACCAGAAGACGCTGTAACGCATCTGGCCGTGATCCATCAGTTGGGTCTGGTCGAGCACCGCCACGTGATCGTCAACGAAGAGCACCACGCTGCCGCCCACGTGCCGCTGGAACACGGGATCGGGCGGCGGCGGATACCCGGTACTGTAGCAGTTCGCGTTGGCCGCGCGCCGCTGAAAGACATCCCAGCCGCTGATCAACGGATAGCAGGAATCCGCCAGAACCGGCATCACGCTGCGCAGCTCGGATGGGACGCGATCGACCGCCGGCCGCCAATCCGCCCAGTCGTGCGTGAGGTACTCGTTCATGCCGTAGGAGACCTGCACGTCCGGATCGCCCAGAACCAGATGGTCGCGCTCGTGGATGTCCGATGGGCATCGCAGCAGACCCAGATCGGGCAGATGACCCGTCGTGGCCAAAAGCGAGATCCAGTCGCACCAGTACTCGGTGTTCGCCACCGCCGCCGGCGGATGCAGCACCAGCGGCAGATGGTCCTGGAAATCGGCGCGATAGCCGTTGAGGGCCAGGTGCGCCTGGCGGACCCCGGACATGCACGCGACCTGACGGGCCTGCCCCCGAGCCCGCTCCAACGCGGGCAACAAAATGGCTACCAGCACCGCGATGATCGCGATGACCACCAGCAGCTCGATCAGCGTAAAGGCGGCCCATCGCCCGCCCGCCGCTCGCATCTCAGTGCTCATGTGTGGCGCCCTCCTCATACTGGAACTCCAGAACCGCATACGTCGTCTTGGGCAGATGAATGCTGACCTTGCCGTCGGCGATCGGCAGCTCGGTGTCGGTCAGCACGTCCCGAACGCGGCTGACGGGAAACGTCGGCGCAACGATCAGGTCCAGATCGGGCAAACCAGCCTCAACCGCAGCCAGATTCGATTCCCTGAAGTACGCGCCGACGTACTCGGGCGACTTGTTGCACAGGACCACATACGTCTTGCCGTCACCGCGGAACGACGCCGTATTGACCCGCGGCTGAACGATAACGTCACGCGGCGCCCCGAGTTCGGCCAGAACCGCTTCGAACGTCTCCCACAACGCCGGATCGACCGCGAACCGACCGGTCAGCAGCGACGGCGAGAAAGCAACCACGCGCCCGTCTCCGCAAGGCGTGATGGCGTGCGACTGGCCTTCCGGCAGCACGAACGAAACGCCCAGCGCATCAGCCAGGCTCGCTCCGGTTCCGGCAAAATCATGCCGGCCGGTGTCGGGAAACGCGACCAGCGTCCCGCCCTTGTGGACCCACTCGACCAGTTGCCGCCGGCACTCCGCCGTCAGCACCCGGTTCTGACCGTCGTCGACGATAATGCTCAGCCCGTCAAGCTTGGGAAACTGAGCCGACACCGCCCGAAACGCGAAACCCGACCGCTCCATCGCGAACTCCAGATGCGGCTTCGCCTCGAGCGCGAAGAACGAAGGCGGGTTCGAGGCGTACAGCGTCGTATCGGGAATCAGGATCGCCAGATTGGTCCGCGGATACCGCGCCGTCCGCAACACGCGAGCCGCCTTCTGGGCCTGGTAAAAGTCCAGGACGCCGCGCCGCAGTTGCACCGGCCCGCCGAACGAATGGAAGTACGCCGCGTACCCGCCCAGCAGATAGTCGCCCAGCGCCATGCGGAGCGGGCCGCGCGGGCACTTGGGCCAGCCGTTCTCAGCCGAGATCGGCACGCCGAAGGTCTGGGCCAGACCGCGAAAATACGCCTCGGTATCAACCGTCGTCTCAACGCATTCGCAGTGCGGAGCGACGTTCGCGAACTCAGCGGCGAGGTTCATATGAATGCCCACGTCGAGGTACATCCCCCGCATCAGAAGCGGCATGTCCGGAGCGGCTGCACGAATGCCGCGGATCACCGGCCGAAGAAACTCATAGTGCGACTGGACGAAAAACCGCAGGTAGTCCGGCCAGATGGGCCCAAGATTCAACTCGCCTTGCTTGCCCGGCTTGGGCAAAGGCAACTCGCTCCACGCCGCCATCGCCTGACCGTACCGCTGCGCCGCCTCTTCGAGCGAGAGTCCCAGTTCCTCCCGCACGAACCGCTGCCAGCCCTGCCGCCCAAGCTCCGATTCGTCGACGGCGAAACTCCCGTACCCGACGCTCAGCGGAGTGACGAACATCGCGGCCACCGTTGGATCATCCTTAAAGCGAGCGGCAAGCCGGCCCAACGCCTCCGCGAACCGGTCGCGAAACTCAGTGTTGAGATTCGACTGCTGACCCGCCCAACGCCATCGCCAGTGCGAGTTGAAGCTGAGTGGATCGAAGATGATCCGCTTGCGGTGCTTCGCAGCCAGCGCCACTTCGACGTCGCAGCGTGCGTAATCGATGATCTCACCGTTGGTGTCGGCCTCATCGAAAAACGGCACCTCGACGTGGATCGCGTTGAAACCGGCAAGCTCCGTGTCCTGCCAGAACGTCGGATCGTCCGGCGGCACACGGCCAAAGTGCAGCGGCGCGAAAATCGGACCGGGATACTCAAAGAAACCGGCTCGACCGATCTGCGGCAGTCCGTCAAGCAGCGCCGCCGGATCGGACGGCCACAGGTCCGCCACCCCAGCGGCAAGCTTCGCAAGGCACGCGATCGCCGCCGGCCCAAACGCCGGATTCTCCGGATGCAGAATCGAACGTCGATCGTCAGCCAGACCCGCAAAGAGCACGCGAGCGCCCTTGAACTCGCCGGCCTGGTGCTCGTACATCACCACCGGCCAGCCGATGAACCGATCGGCGATGCTGACCCAATTGGTCTGCTCGTAGCGAACCGCCATCAACGGCGTCAGTCGTACCCACGGCGGAACGTGAGGGTGATAGATCGAATTGTCAGCCGCCACGTACGCGCACTTGACGGCGGGCAAAGACGCGGGCGCAAACGGCCACCACCCACGCCCATCGCCGGTCAGCTCCAACGTCGGCTCCGAAAGTTCCAGCCAGTGCGAACTCAGCAGACTCGCGTCGAGAATGCGGTCCAATTCCGGCGACGCCCGATAGTCGCGGGCCGCCTGCCACGATGCGCCGTTTCGAACCATCGGCTGGGACAACGGCGCGGTTGCGCCGACGAGCCACAGAGCCCGGCCCTTGCGCAGGTGGTCCAGAACGGCGACCTCGTCGCCCGCTGCGAACTTCGGGCCAGCCAGAATCAGAATATCCGTCTCGCCGCCCTTCAGTTCGCCCGGCCCGATGCGCCGAACGCGGCAGCCAAGAGCAGCCAGTGCGTCGGCAAATCTCGTCGCTGGGCCGGGCGCGGGAACGCTGGGCAAAAACACATCGCTATCGAACACCGCCACGCCGACATCCGGCCCCGTCCAACTCGTCGTCGGCAGGTCCGCCAACGCCGCCGCCTGCGGCAGACCGCTCTTGCCGATAATCTCGACGTTGTCGATCTCCAAAAGCCACGGCCCGTCGTCTTCGGTCAGCGTGTCCATCGCAAGCCACAATGACGCGATCTTCGTCAAATCCAGTTTCGGCAGGTTGCCCGGATTCGCCACGGCGAAGAAATGTTCAGGCGTCAGCTCGATCCGCGTCCAACTCCCATCCGCCGCCAACTCCGGCTTGCACCACCAGCGCGAACCGTCGGAGCAGTGAACGTCAACCAGCATGTTCTTCAAGCCGGCCCCATTGCGGGCCGACAGGCCCACCGCGCTCGCCTCCGTCAATCCAACGCGGCTCAGCCCGCCGATGCTCACACCGCACCAGCCCTCCGCCACGTCCCGCGTCAATCGCAAACCATAGCCGCTCTCCCAGCCGGGACTGGCCACCGACTGGTGATACCGCGAAAGCAACTCGCCATGACCAACCACGTTCCACCCAGCCGACGACCCGTCCTCAAAGTCGTCGATCCCGACGGCCAAAGTCGAGCTCAGGCAGATGAGCGTAGCGACACATGTTGCGGCGAAACGATTCAAAGGGCCTCTTGAAGAAATCACTCCGCAGGTCCTCCCGGGAAGCCGGCCTGGCCGCGAAAATACCAGACGACGTGCAGGTCATGATACATACTGTGGGCGCCGTCGGAATGGTTTGAAAAACTGCCGTCGCCCCAGGTGGGGTACGCCGCGTCCCAGAGAAGCTGGTGCGCGCCATATCCGGAATAGTTGCCCGCCTCGTCCTCGACGGCGAACGTTATCCGCCCGTCGCTGTTTATCAGGTAGGTCCACAGATGTGGATAGTGAGCCGGTATAATCCGCTGGT
This genomic window contains:
- a CDS encoding type II secretion system protein; this translates as MRRAPHMSTEMRAAGGRWAAFTLIELLVVIAIIAVLVAILLPALERARGQARQVACMSGVRQAHLALNGYRADFQDHLPLVLHPPAAVANTEYWCDWISLLATTGHLPDLGLLRCPSDIHERDHLVLGDPDVQVSYGMNEYLTHDWADWRPAVDRVPSELRSVMPVLADSCYPLISGWDVFQRRAANANCYSTGYPPPPDPVFQRHVGGSVVLFVDDHVAVLDQTQLMDHGQMRYSVFWW